The following are encoded together in the Ovis aries strain OAR_USU_Benz2616 breed Rambouillet chromosome 15, ARS-UI_Ramb_v3.0, whole genome shotgun sequence genome:
- the LOC101105945 gene encoding LOW QUALITY PROTEIN: hemoglobin subunit epsilon-2 (The sequence of the model RefSeq protein was modified relative to this genomic sequence to represent the inferred CDS: inserted 2 bases in 1 codon) has translation MVHFTTEEKAAVASLWAKVNVEVVRGESLARLLIIYPWTQRFCDSFGYLCSESAIMGNXHGRKVLNSFGNAIKHMDDLKGTFADLSELHCDKLHVDPENFRLLGNMILIVLATHFSKEFTPQVQAAWQNLTNAVANALAHKYH, from the exons ATGGTGCATTTTACTACCGAGGAGAAGGCTGCTGTTGCTAGTCTGTGGGCCAAAGTGAATGTGGAGGTGGTCAGAGGTGAGAGCCTGGCAAG GCTCTTGATCATCTACCCATGGACCCAGAGGTTCTGTGACAGTTTTGGTTACTTATGCTCTGAGTCTGCCATAATGGGCAA CCACGGCAGGAAGGTGCTGAACTCCTTTGGAAATGCCATTAAGCACATGGATGACCTCAAGGGCACCTTTGCAGATCTAAGTGAGCTGCACTGTGACAAGTTGCACGTGGATCCCGAGAACTTCAGG CTCCTAGGCAACATGATATTGATTGTCTTAGCAACACACTTCAGCAAGGAATTTACCCCACAGGTGCAGGCTGCCTGGCAAAACCTGACAAATGCTGTGGCTAATGCTCTGGCCCACAAGTACCACTAG